A genomic segment from Nicotiana tabacum cultivar K326 chromosome 7, ASM71507v2, whole genome shotgun sequence encodes:
- the LOC142182629 gene encoding nicotine N-demethylase CYP82E4-like, with product MYHLLSPIEAIVGLVTFAFLLYFLWTKKQSKILNPLPPKIPGGWPVIGHLFYFKNNGDDDRHFSQKLGDLADKYGPVFTFRLGFRRFLAVSSYEAMKECFSTNDIHFADRPALLYGEYLCYNNAMLAVAKYGPYWKKNRKLVNQELLSVSRLEKFKHVRFSIVQKNIKELYDGDSPMVKINLSDWIDKLTFDIILKMVVGKTYNNGHGEILKAAFQKFMVQAMEIELYDVFHIPFFKWLDLTGNIKAMKQTFKDIDNIIQGWLDEHIKKRETKDVGGENEQDFIDVVLSKRSNEHLGDGYSHDTTIKATVFTLVLDATDTLALHIKWVMALMINNKNVMKKAQEEMDTIVGRDRWVEESDIKNLVYLQAIVKEVLRLHPPAPLSVQHLSVKDCVVNGYHIPKGTALLTNIMKLQRDPQIWADPDKFDPERFLTTHAAIDYRGQHYELIPFGTGRRACPAMNYSLQVEHLSIAHMIQGFNFATTTNEPLDMKQGVGLTLPKKTDVEVLITPRLPPTLYQY from the exons ATGTATCATCTTCTTTCTCCCATAGAAGCCATTGTAGGACTTGTAACCTTTGCATTTCTACTCTACTTCCTATGGACCAAAAAACAATCAAAAATCTTAAACCCACTGCCTCCAAAAATCCCAGGTGGATGGCCAGTAATCGGCCATCTCTTTTATTTCAAGAACAATGGCGATGATGACcgccatttttctcaaaaactcggAGACTTAGCTGACAAATATGGTCCCGTCTTCACATTCCGGTTAGGGTTTCGTCGTTTCTTGGCGGTGAGTAGTTATGAAGCTATGAAAGAATGCTTCTCTACCAATGATATCCATTTCGCCGATCGGCCAGCTTTACTTTACGGAGAATACCTTTGCTATAACAATGCCATGCTTGCTGTTGCCAAATATGGCCCTTACTGGAAAAAAAATCGAAAGCTAGTCAATCAAGAACTTCTCTCCGTTAGTCGGCTCGAAAAATTCAAACATGTTAGATTTTCTATAGTTCagaaaaatattaaagaactataTGATGGTGATTCACCAATGGTGAAGATAAACCTTAGTGATTGGATAGATAAATTGACTTTCGACATCATTTTGAAAATGGTTGTTGGGAAGACCTATAATAATGGACATGGAGAAATACTGAAAGCAGCTTTTCAGAAGTTCATGGTTCAAGCTATGGAGATTGAGCTCTATGATGTTTTTCACATTCCATTTTTCAAGTGGTTGGATCTTACAGGGAATATTAAGGCTATGAAACAAACTTTCAAAGACATTGATAATATTATCCAAGGTTGGTTAGATGAGCACATTAAGAAGAGAGAAACAAAGGATGTTGGAGGTGAAAATGAACAAGATTTTATTGATGTGGTGCTTTCTAAGAGGAGCAACGAACATCTTGGCGATGGTTACTCTCATGACACCACCATCAAAGCAACCGTATTC ACTTTGGTCTTGGATGCAACAGACACACTTGCACTTCATATAAAGTGGGTAATGGCGTTAATGATAAACAATAAGAATGTCATGAAGAAAGCACAAGAAGAGATGGACACCATTGTTGGTAGAGATAGATGGGTAGAAGAGAGTGATATCAAGAATTTGGTGTATCTTCAAGCAATTGTTAAAGAAGTATTACGATTACATCCACCTGCACCTTTGTCAGTACAACACCTATCTGTAAAAGATTGTGTTGTCAATGGATACCATATTCCTAAGGGGACTGCACTACTTACAAATATTATGAAACTGCAACGAGATCCTCAAATATGGGCAGATCCTGATAAATTCGATCCAGAGAGATTCTTGACAACTCATGCTGCAATTGACTATCGAGGGCAGCACTATGAGTTGATACCGTTTGGTACGGGGAGACGAGCTTGTCCCGCAATGAATTACTCATTGCAAGTGGAACACCTTTCAATTGCTCATATGATCCAAGGTTTCAATTTTGCAACTACGACAAACGAGCCTTTGGATATGAAACAAGGTGTGGGTCTAACTTTACCTAAGAAGACAGATGTTGAAGTGCTAATTACACCTCGCCTGCCTCCTACGCTCTATCAATATTAA